CTCTGCGAAGCGCGTGTGGCAAAGTTGGCActggtatggtttctctccGGTGTGGACCCTTTGGTGGCGCTGGAGCTCCCCAGCCTCCCTGAAGCGTTTGGTGCAGATCGGGCACACAAAGTTCCTCTGGCCTGTGTGGATGTGCTTGTGTCTCTGttgagaaaaacaggaaacacttttATTAAAGCAGCTTTAGTGAATATTTGTATTGGCTACTTacatcacatattttatttagaagttgataaaaaaaaaaaacaagatgaaaatTTTTTATCAGGTGCCCTAAAGCTCAACTGCGAATCAGTGCTACagttgctctgtgtctgctgcatgtgtgaaaggaAATCATCTGTTGACATGTTTGCATTTCATCTTAATTACTATACTATGTCAGAACTGTGTTCACAGTGGAGCTAAAACAATTAGTCAATTCATCACTTGCAGCCACAGCTTACAGCTGTTGTTTCCACAGTTGCAAAGTGGCAAAAAAATCAGTTAGTGTCACTGCACTAATAACTTGTGACATCTGTTCAAGTGACTTGTGTTATTACTTACACTGCtaataaaatgaacattatAATTAGCTTGCTCTGACCTGCAGATGGCTGGAGCGTTTGAAGGCTTTCCCACACTGCTGACAAACGTGAGGCTTCTTCTGAGAGTGAGTGATAGCATGGCGCTCCAGGTCAGAGAGGTAAAAGAAGACCCGCGGGCACAGCTGACAGTACAGCACCCTGCGGGAGCCCATTGTGTTGGGTGACCCCGCTGGGGAGAGAGGATCCAGCGGGCTGAGGGGGTCGAGTTTACCAGAGGGGAGTATGGATCCCATGGAAGGGGAAGGAGGAGCAGCTGTGTTGGAGAAGTAAAGATGGTCATCCAGAGGTAAATGTTCTGAGTGTAGGTCAGATGGGTCAAATTTGCACTCTGAGGCTGGTGACTGGGCTTCTGTGTCTGAGCTGGGCTGAGCTAAAGGGTCATAGGTCACAGGAGAGGATGCTCCCAAAGCTGATGGcttgttgttttgatttgagaCTTCTTCGGCAGGTATGGCTTCAGTTCCTGGGTTTGAATCGGAAGAGTTGATCTGAGAATGAATGATGGCCACCTTGCTGTGATGGTCATTCTGGAGAGTAGGAGTGGATGAAGGGACAGCGAGAGATGTGAGAACAGAGCCAGAGTTGATATTATTCACTCCAGACAGGATGACAGGCGCGTTATTGGTGCTCAGTCTAATGATGGGGTGAGACAGCGTGGGCGGAGGTGATCCCAGTGTGCTGACCTGGCCGGAGGATAAAGGGAGGGAGACTGAGGCGGAGGCTGCAGTGATCTGAGACAACTGGCCAGTTGAGGGGTCAAGGACAGCAATTGGGGTGGAGGCAGAGGTGGACTCAGTAGATGAAGAGGgtacagaggagaggagaagaaacatGGGAGTGGAAGCACCAGGTGAGGTCTGAGTAACAGAGAGGGGAAGTGAGAGACCCACGGGAGCTGAGGAGAGCtggggagaggaagaggaggacaggagCAGAATAGGAGTGTTCGAAGGATTTGTGAGGATCTGAATGGGCTGGCTGGGCACGGAAATCCCAGAGGAAGGTGACAGAACAGCATTAGCCTCCTGAACTGCTTTAACACTTGTCTCTGCAAGGTTTGGGGGATCTGAGTTCGTAATCAAAGACGTGAAGACTTCTGGAGCGTTAGTCTGATCAACACCTAGTGATGAAGAACCAGTAGCGAGAGCTGGAGGGGGGTAAAGATCTTCACAAGGTGCTTTTAGTGCATTATCTAAACTTTGGCTGAGATCAGAATCTGCTAACAGTGTTGACCCCTTTCCTTCGAACTCTGCTGAATTAGCCTGATCTGCCAGAGGCTCCTCTGATGTGGAAGCATCAACTTGCGGCACTTTGAGTCCATCTGGACTAAGGGTATATGGGATTCCCTGGTCATCTATGAGAAGCAGGTCTTCTGTGTCACAGTCTATAGAGGAGAGGGAGGTCAAGACGGaggtagaaaagaaagaaggagacaaACGGGAGTCTTCAAGTATGTCTGTGCCATCCAGACGCAGCCCTCcttcttcatcatcctcttctactatgtctctgtctccttcccCTTCATATTCATCCACCTCCATTATCAGCgaactctcctctccagcatcCTCCAGAAAGCGCCCACCCCTCCCTTCTCGACTGTCTCTTTTCTTGGGCAAACTCAGGTCCAGCGGTTCTGTCTGTTCTCCCATCCCTGCCTCATCAAACACATTAGAAGTCTTCAGGTCCATTTCTTGCAAAGGTAGCAGAATATTTTttccagtttctctctctgtggtttccTCTTTAATCACACACTGGCTCAGGATTTTAACTGTGCTGGAGATAAAGGTATTTTCTGTCCCAACAGTGTGGATGTTTTTAGCATCAAAAACATCTTTCTGCTTGCACATCTTCTTCCTTCCCTGCACCTCATGGAATGATTCTGCTTTAACAGCTTCTTCAGTGCCTTGATGAGAAACCTCATCGATCGCTTCATTCTTAACAGCAGCTTTTTGgattttacttttgcttttttctgtgATCACTGATCCAGCTGAGACCAAAACAGGTCTCAACTGTGAGAGAGGAAAGTCTTTGGTCAGGCTGATGGCAGAGTTTGTGATTGGCCTCTTGCACCGTGAGGGAACGACAATTTTGATTCTGATTGGTTGGCTGCGCAGAACAGGCACTCCGGGCTTTACTGTAATTGGCTGCCTGAACCCACCAATCTTATTTGTTTCCTGAGAGGCTGACTTAGAAGTCCCGCCCTCCTCTGGCTTTTTCCCATTGATTGAAGAAACATCTTTCCTGATGGTCACTGCTGTTTTGACAGGGCATGGCTGGAGGTTACCTGGTACAGAATTGAGTGAGGTTTTGTCCTTTGAGTccaaaaaaacatctgtcactGGCCCTGATACCTCTGTACACTGGCTGCCATTTTGGACATCCAGGCTGCCACTGGTCAGGACTGAAGCCAACTGAGAATCCATTTTGGGGCATACctatttatatttctgtaaaatagggataaaatataaattacaaaCGCAGCATTACAGAATTtggataataataaatacatttcatggtaataaaaaagaaataaataaaaaaacattctggGGTTGGCTGGAAAACTAAATGTGGTGATAATTGGGGTCAAGTTCAGTGTAAAAATCCAATAATCATCATTGATTTTGTGATATTCCTAACAGCCTGTAGACGAAGCTGATTAGAAAAAACCTTTATTTCTCACTCCGCGCTGAGGAGCGAATCATAAGATCCCCCTTCAACATCTGACCGTCCTGTTAATTGTGTTGTTACCTTACATGATCCTAAATTATAGCTCAGCGAATTTCTTACCGAGGGCTCGACCGCAGCCGCCGATCATTCACAGAAACGCACCAGAGCACAGAAGGGTCCGAATGATGGGAGCTACCTAACATCCCCTCTCTCATCCCTCTACCGTCCACatgcaacaaaaataattaaacgTTTCATTTTAGGAGAGCAGCGGAACATTCTTTATATACACTTTGATTTGCAAATACTAGCCTGTTGTAAAGATCTAACTGGGAATAAACCGAGGAGCACTATCCGTGGAGGACGCCATTACGCACAGTCCTAGGTCCGAAACGCCAATATTTTCATGGTGCGTGTGCGTCTTGACAGTTCTCGGACCTGGGACAACGCCATCCAAACCGCGCCAGAGGGAGCAGAGAAACATGTCAATTCACAGACAGTAGCGGCGTCAAGCGGATCCTTCCTTTTGCTTTCCTCGGACCTACAGCCAGCCATTTTAGAGCCGAGGGTCCGAGACACCGAGAGCGCAACCCGGCAGCATTAGGACAAACTTTCCCGGCGCACTGTCATTTATTCCAGCCCTGCTGTGAAAGCCGGCGCAGGACGCGCCGGACACGCTTTCgatacatttaaaactgtattttaaactaTACTCCACCCATACACTCGCTGCATAGGGACTGGCTTACCCGAGCTGAGGATATTTCCGGAGGACCAAATATGACTGTGCAGTGTAAAGGGTGATGCTGCGAAtgctgagggagggaggggtcaAGGGGAGTTGCTATGGTGTCGCAGCCTACCGGGTCCGACCAGTAGCCATGTTCAGCCTATGAGTACGGTTGAACCTGCAGCCTGCAAAGAAAGGCACTGTGCGCCTGAGAGTCAGAGAGACGGGGGcacagcaggaggaagaggaaggtgaTGGAGAGGGGGGGGGAATGGACTTGGCTCACCGAGTGGAGCAAAAATAGAAAGTTAGAGAGCAAACCgttttgaaatgattttattttaaatcagtcACATCATCAAAACTTACAAGCCTCAAGACTTGATGCGTCATGCTCAAGAGAAGAAACAATcacagtgaaacatcacagagtCGACTTATTATGAGTTAGGCTACATTAAGGTATCATCACAGGAATAACTCGGATAGCATGTATTAATGCATCATATATACACCATCATGGAGGCCCATGGACTGCATCTACAGTACTGTGTGGCTCAAGCTGGAGGAGGATCAAAGTAATACTTGAGGTTATAATTACACCTGCAGTTTGATAGTGTGCAGCAGAGCGAGACAAAGACCGTGAGCACTGTTCAAATCCCCTGGTGCAACAAGCCCAGGAAAGACAGCTTAACCTGCTGATCCACAAGAGCTGCGAAAATATATTTCTGCGTCTAACAGGTCACAATCACAGCAGCTGAGAGTCGAAGCCAAGCTGTGTTCAGGAGGATGGCGGTAGGCTGTGGGTGTTTGTCAGGAGGCGTTCGTATTGTGACACAGTGTCACGAGTCTTGACCGGGTTTGAGGTCAGACATGCAGGTCACTCCACATCACCAGGCTCACATGCTTCTATCTCTGAGACCAGTCGGTGAGGGAACAGTTTGTACTGCAACCATGTGGGTTCTGAAAGATATTGAGAAAATTAATGGAGGTCACAAAAGTTTCCAGCTGTCAAAAATGTCAATCAGCTCATTGTATGTTCCTCTGACTGACATACAGCACCGAAACGTGTGCTAaagggttttgtgtgtgtatgtgtgtgtggtccagGTTTACCGAGGTAGCAGGCAGGTGGCTGCAGTTTTCCATCGAAGCACGTCTGGGCTGCTGTGAAACTGCACTGCTTGTGAGGATGTTTGCAGTAGAACGTCACATTTTCCCCATGAGGAACCATGGCATCTGTAACGTCAAACGGCCAGCGCTTCACTCCACCAATCATCACACGACTTCTCTCAGCAGGGATGAGACAACGAGCTGGGAAGAGGATCGAAAAGGATTCAAGGCCTTGGTGTAAGTGTACAGATACAGATGTTGTGTTGATCCTTATAAAATCTGTTTACTTTAAAAAGAAGCTTAAATAAACactaaacattacatttactcattaaAGTCATACATTTTGTTATTGGTTACCATTTGATTTATTGATCTCTCTCACCTCTGCAGTGTGGTGGGGATGCACTCCAGCTACCATTTGACAGACAGGTGACCCTCTGTGGTCCATCGAGCAGGAAGTTCTTTTTGCAAAGGTAGTGGATGTCGAAGCCCACCTCATATTCAGTCTTCTGGACAGCCACCACATAGCCCTGATCTACCTCTGGAGGAGGCTGACAGTACACATCTAAGACAGAAAAGCAGACCTTCAGGAGATTTGCTAATTACAGAGTTACAGCAGGAAGGGGTTTTACTGCTAAGTTGAGCTTGAGATTTCGACAATGCTTATGTTCTTCTCTAATGGTTATTTTACTCTGTATTCTTCTGTTGTGATGAAAACATTAGAATTTCCCTCCGTCGTACAGGCCATGTAATTCCAGGCGTATTCACAAGGTGGCAGAAAAGCACTGTGAAGCAGATCTTAAAAGCTTGTGATTACTTGGGGGCTTGGGAGTTTCTATCCGTCTCCTCTGACTCACTCTTTCTTAGATGTATGCTCACgaatacacatgcaaacaagtGCACTGTACAAATCATGGGAGAACAAACTACACACATGCTCACTGACCCAAATCATCCACCACCACTACATCTGGTCATGCCATCCTTGAAACATGCATGAAGTCAGACTGAGCACAAAGCAGACATGACACACAAGCACGCTCGCACGTTATGATCAGTGGGTGACACTAGTGCACACTTACTTTTGCAGATGGGGTGAGGATACTGCCAGGTCTGATTATGCTGGCAGAAATTTTCTCTGCTCCCCACTACATCCGCtctgcaggagagaaaagagacagtgatggagacGTGGTGTGACATGTACGGTATTGACAGCTTCAGAGCTTCATCTaaataaaagtgatgaaaaAGGTGTAAATgattccttttctctctttcagagTGTTTTAAATTTGTGACCATAGTTCTGGCTGACACATCCACTTAGGCTCCTCTTATCCTGTGAGATGAGTCAGTGTGTAAAGGGGAGTCAATACAAGATTAGACTGTAATGACCCAGTTAGCTCAATGGAGGAATCTCAGCTGGGAGATCAAAATGAATTCCCTGCCATTCATCACTCATCATCCGTCGTTCCCCAACAccttccctcttcttcttcgcACTCCATCCCCGTCCTCTCACTTCCTCCGTTTCTATCTTCGTACCATTTCAAGTTTTCAGAGCCTCTgcccacacactcacaacaTTAACCTCTCATCAGccccccaccctctctctctcacccagaCAGGCAGCTGTAGCGGATAGACGTTCCAACAGTAGCGTCACCCAGGATGCTGAAGGTGCTGGTGACCTCCTCGGGCAGAGGGCAGGTTGGGACAGCTGTAGGTTCAGGTGAAGGAATCTCTGAGGTGAGTGAAGAAAAGGATAAAAACTagtaaagacaaataataagaATCATTTTTACACTGTAGTGTAGCGCAGGTTTATTAGAAGTGAACACACTGTACATAATACTGTTCGATCCTAATGGTGATGAATTCATATAAAATAGCTTTTTACTGTGTAGTAGTTATAAGCTAGTAGTCTGCAGCAGTGCATCCTACATTATAAGATTACACAAAAGTGTTTATTATCTATTCATTATTTactaataataaagaaattaatgtGTATGAACTAttgaacacacactgaatgagTTTTCCCAGATATTACgaaataaaaacatctaatttTCCACTTTGTGCCAATTTTTAAACAGTAATGTTGCACTTCCCTGTAGTGAGGGTGGGAAATAACTATTGGACAGTAAGTACATCCACTCAAGTATTATGATACTTCTTCTTTTACTATACTATTAACTTACtag
This genomic stretch from Anabas testudineus chromosome 16, fAnaTes1.2, whole genome shotgun sequence harbors:
- the LOC113169029 gene encoding mucin-17, giving the protein MDSQLASVLTSGSLDVQNGSQCTEVSGPVTDVFLDSKDKTSLNSVPGNLQPCPVKTAVTIRKDVSSINGKKPEEGGTSKSASQETNKIGGFRQPITVKPGVPVLRSQPIRIKIVVPSRCKRPITNSAISLTKDFPLSQLRPVLVSAGSVITEKSKSKIQKAAVKNEAIDEVSHQGTEEAVKAESFHEVQGRKKMCKQKDVFDAKNIHTVGTENTFISSTVKILSQCVIKEETTERETGKNILLPLQEMDLKTSNVFDEAGMGEQTEPLDLSLPKKRDSREGRGGRFLEDAGEESSLIMEVDEYEGEGDRDIVEEDDEEGGLRLDGTDILEDSRLSPSFFSTSVLTSLSSIDCDTEDLLLIDDQGIPYTLSPDGLKVPQVDASTSEEPLADQANSAEFEGKGSTLLADSDLSQSLDNALKAPCEDLYPPPALATGSSSLGVDQTNAPEVFTSLITNSDPPNLAETSVKAVQEANAVLSPSSGISVPSQPIQILTNPSNTPILLLSSSSSPQLSSAPVGLSLPLSVTQTSPGASTPMFLLLSSVPSSSTESTSASTPIAVLDPSTGQLSQITAASASVSLPLSSGQVSTLGSPPPTLSHPIIRLSTNNAPVILSGVNNINSGSVLTSLAVPSSTPTLQNDHHSKVAIIHSQINSSDSNPGTEAIPAEEVSNQNNKPSALGASSPVTYDPLAQPSSDTEAQSPASECKFDPSDLHSEHLPLDDHLYFSNTAAPPSPSMGSILPSGKLDPLSPLDPLSPAGSPNTMGSRRVLYCQLCPRVFFYLSDLERHAITHSQKKPHVCQQCGKAFKRSSHLQRHKHIHTGQRNFVCPICTKRFREAGELQRHQRVHTGEKPYQCQLCHTRFAERNTLRRHTKRKHPYHQVAMEMLNERRDRGGGGGGGASRVQEEEESAEWYSSTVSNLDNSESEMET
- the ntd5 gene encoding beta-2-glycoprotein 1, with the protein product MDCALLLLSLWALAGTVSLQALGSCPERLLGEERRRTCPRPCKTDRDCGNKRQCLCDGQCGLSCVAPGRTCPWPLPPNENSVAHLLSPTHSFSALLEVRCKPGFTLSNGLDATIRRCQGDRQWSGDEPICTEIPSPEPTAVPTCPLPEEVTSTFSILGDATVGTSIRYSCLSGADVVGSRENFCQHNQTWQYPHPICKNVYCQPPPEVDQGYVVAVQKTEYEVGFDIHYLCKKNFLLDGPQRVTCLSNGSWSASPPHCRARCLIPAERSRVMIGGVKRWPFDVTDAMVPHGENVTFYCKHPHKQCSFTAAQTCFDGKLQPPACYLEPTWLQYKLFPHRLVSEIEACEPGDVE